Proteins from a single region of Nitrososphaerota archaeon:
- the gatD gene encoding Glu-tRNA(Gln) amidotransferase subunit GatD has product MGDLSGYKGGALRFLQSAKASIGDVLEVQTKWGAVTGTLVPRYLYGDGDHVVLKLKSGYNVGLSLDGLGRAAVKSKGEKPSFSPPPPPKSPEGLPRVALLGTGGTIASRIDYRTGAVKPAVSESELRALVPELSGAARVEAEVMFDILSENVAPSHWAKMAKRVARAVDEGVDGVVITHGTDTLGYTAAALSFALVGIPVPVVLVGAQRSPDRPSSDAPLNLVAAVSVAGTAKFSGVYVAMHLGESDDKIAFHRGTRVRKNHTSRRDAFVSVGVPLAAVWGKGGLEYVSEGLPPRGGSFRPRPAFAPGAALLKFYPSMPPEAVRSARRLGARIIVVEGTGLGHVSGEVTKELALFVKSGGVACMTSQCIGGRVDLNVYETGRDLLQAGVVPLRDMLPETALAKATWVLGTGAKGERAKEMMLHDVAGETTARTFPG; this is encoded by the coding sequence ATGGGGGACCTTTCGGGCTACAAGGGGGGCGCCCTCCGCTTCCTGCAATCCGCCAAGGCCTCGATCGGTGACGTGCTCGAAGTCCAGACGAAATGGGGGGCGGTGACAGGCACCCTCGTCCCCAGGTATCTCTACGGCGACGGAGACCACGTCGTCCTCAAGCTGAAGTCAGGGTACAACGTCGGCCTCAGCCTCGACGGCCTCGGGAGGGCCGCCGTGAAGTCGAAGGGAGAGAAGCCCTCCTTCTCCCCGCCCCCGCCCCCGAAGTCTCCGGAGGGGCTCCCAAGGGTGGCGCTCCTCGGCACCGGAGGGACGATCGCCAGCAGGATCGACTACCGGACAGGGGCGGTGAAGCCTGCCGTGTCAGAGTCGGAGCTGCGCGCCCTCGTCCCGGAGCTCTCAGGCGCGGCGAGGGTCGAGGCCGAGGTGATGTTCGATATACTCAGCGAGAACGTGGCCCCGAGCCACTGGGCCAAGATGGCGAAGAGGGTGGCCAGGGCCGTGGATGAAGGGGTCGACGGGGTCGTAATCACCCACGGCACGGACACCCTGGGCTACACGGCGGCGGCGCTCAGCTTCGCCCTGGTGGGGATCCCTGTACCTGTAGTGCTCGTCGGCGCCCAGCGCTCGCCTGACAGGCCGTCGTCCGACGCCCCTCTGAACCTGGTCGCGGCGGTCTCGGTGGCAGGCACAGCGAAGTTCTCCGGCGTGTACGTCGCCATGCACCTCGGGGAGAGTGACGACAAGATCGCGTTCCACAGGGGGACCCGGGTCCGGAAGAACCACACCAGCAGGAGAGACGCCTTCGTCTCCGTGGGGGTCCCGCTTGCGGCCGTCTGGGGAAAGGGTGGGCTCGAGTACGTATCCGAAGGCCTGCCTCCGCGGGGAGGCTCCTTTAGGCCGAGGCCGGCTTTCGCCCCCGGCGCCGCGCTGCTGAAGTTCTACCCCTCGATGCCGCCGGAGGCCGTTAGGTCGGCCCGGCGGCTGGGCGCCCGGATCATAGTGGTGGAAGGGACGGGGCTGGGGCACGTGAGCGGGGAGGTCACGAAAGAGCTGGCACTCTTCGTGAAGTCCGGAGGGGTCGCCTGCATGACCTCGCAGTGCATCGGAGGCAGGGTCGACCTCAACGTCTACGAGACGGGGAGAGACCTCCTGCAGGCGGGGGTAGTCCCACTCCGCGACATGCTCCCCGAGACCGCCCTCGCCAAGGCGACGTGGGTCCTCGGGACCGGGGCAAAGGGGGAAAGGGCGAAGGAGATGATGCTGCACGACGTCGCCGGGGAGACCACGGCGCGGACCTTCCCTGGATAG
- a CDS encoding cytidine deaminase, with product MPTNDSLERLVRAARKARESAYSPYSGVKIGAAVLSSGGSIHTGANVENVSYGLSCCAERTALFNAVSGGDRKIVAIAVVGGSEEFTRPCGACRQVMVEFNPGMKVLMRGIDGFSEDGTAESLLPHRFRPAGLAKR from the coding sequence ATGCCAACGAACGACTCCCTCGAGCGATTGGTCCGCGCCGCCCGGAAGGCGAGGGAAAGCGCATACTCCCCCTACTCCGGGGTGAAGATAGGCGCCGCCGTGCTCTCCTCCGGCGGTTCAATCCACACCGGGGCGAACGTCGAGAACGTCTCTTACGGCCTGTCGTGCTGCGCCGAGAGGACCGCCCTGTTCAACGCCGTCTCCGGGGGGGACAGGAAGATAGTGGCCATCGCCGTCGTGGGCGGGTCAGAGGAGTTCACCCGACCGTGCGGGGCATGCAGGCAGGTGATGGTCGAGTTCAACCCTGGGATGAAAGTGCTGATGCGCGGCATCGACGGCTTTTCCGAAGACGGGACGGCCGAGTCTCTCCTCCCGCACCGCTTCCGCCCGGCTGGTCTCGCGAAGCGTTGA
- a CDS encoding winged helix-turn-helix transcriptional regulator: MVDLTSRVYKLVVERGRDGVLQSEIWKELGLTSRDGSRLAIRLERRGLIGRVKVLEDGRWTYKLTPLRFPTDMTSIEKAPCIVCQYEPKCSIEGEVSPYVCPWIGPWVVQEAMVARSGPGEAEAVPAR, encoded by the coding sequence CTGGTCGACCTGACCTCCCGGGTCTACAAGCTCGTCGTAGAGAGGGGGAGGGACGGGGTGTTGCAGAGCGAGATCTGGAAGGAGCTCGGGCTGACCAGCAGGGACGGTTCGAGGCTCGCGATCAGGCTCGAGAGGAGGGGGCTGATAGGGAGGGTGAAGGTACTCGAAGACGGGAGGTGGACCTACAAGCTCACCCCACTCCGGTTCCCGACCGACATGACGTCCATAGAGAAGGCTCCGTGCATAGTCTGCCAGTACGAGCCGAAGTGCTCCATCGAAGGAGAGGTGAGCCCCTACGTCTGCCCCTGGATAGGGCCCTGGGTGGTCCAGGAGGCTATGGTCGCCCGGAGCGGGCCTGGCGAGGCCGAAGCGGTCCCGGCAAGGTAA
- a CDS encoding RlmE family RNA methyltransferase — MRLNEARRDLYRRLAREQGYKSRAAFKLIEANERYGFVSAGSKVIDFGAAPGGWMQVASELVGPEGFVVGVDRAPIRVKLPNVAALKMDVEDPGVPAKVIDLLKGKADVVLSDLAPTVTGVWELDQTRQVDLTLKVLDLCSEVLKEGGSAFFKLFEGERSQEVRDRFRLAFSSVRVIKPAASRNASSELYYHCQGLKRKVP, encoded by the coding sequence TTGAGGCTCAACGAAGCCCGGCGGGACCTCTACAGGCGCCTGGCCAGGGAGCAGGGGTACAAGAGCAGGGCGGCTTTCAAGCTCATCGAGGCTAACGAGCGCTACGGCTTCGTCAGTGCGGGGTCGAAGGTGATCGACTTCGGTGCGGCCCCCGGCGGGTGGATGCAGGTCGCTTCGGAGCTGGTCGGGCCGGAAGGGTTTGTCGTCGGGGTGGACAGGGCGCCAATCCGGGTCAAGCTCCCCAACGTGGCCGCCTTGAAGATGGACGTGGAGGACCCGGGGGTCCCGGCCAAGGTCATCGACCTCCTCAAGGGGAAGGCGGACGTCGTCCTCTCCGACCTGGCTCCAACGGTGACGGGGGTCTGGGAGCTAGACCAGACGAGGCAGGTGGACCTCACCCTGAAGGTCCTCGACCTCTGCAGCGAAGTCCTCAAGGAGGGCGGTTCCGCCTTCTTCAAACTCTTCGAGGGCGAGAGGTCCCAGGAGGTCAGAGACAGGTTCAGGCTCGCCTTCTCTTCGGTCCGGGTCATCAAGCCCGCCGCCAGCAGGAACGCGAGCTCGGAGCTGTACTACCACTGCCAGGGGCTGAAGCGAAAAGTCCCCTGA
- a CDS encoding fibrillarin-like rRNA/tRNA 2'-O-methyltransferase, producing the protein MTRLLREERNGRSALLTMNLAPGKRVYNEDLVVRGGVEFRTWDPFRSKLAAAMLKGLPDDIVREGSRVLYLGASTGTTPSHVSDLVGPSGLVIGVEFSPRVAREFVERVARERRNVVPFVADARDPSKYSISKVDVVYCDIAQPDQTEIAIANCRALLAGSGTLLLVVKARSIDVLKEPERVYADETAKLEGAGFKVRSVTELSPFEKDHALVYAIQAG; encoded by the coding sequence ATGACGCGCCTCCTCAGGGAGGAGAGGAACGGAAGGAGCGCCCTTCTGACGATGAACCTGGCGCCGGGGAAGAGGGTGTACAACGAGGACCTCGTCGTCAGAGGAGGGGTCGAGTTCCGGACCTGGGACCCTTTCAGGAGCAAGCTGGCCGCAGCCATGCTGAAGGGGCTCCCAGACGACATCGTCCGCGAAGGGTCCAGGGTACTCTACCTAGGGGCGTCGACGGGGACGACCCCTTCGCACGTCTCCGACCTCGTCGGCCCCAGCGGGCTGGTGATAGGGGTGGAGTTCTCTCCCAGGGTAGCCAGGGAGTTCGTGGAACGCGTAGCCAGGGAAAGGAGGAACGTGGTCCCCTTCGTCGCCGACGCCAGGGACCCATCGAAGTACTCGATCTCGAAGGTTGACGTGGTGTACTGCGACATAGCCCAGCCGGACCAGACAGAGATAGCCATCGCGAACTGCAGGGCCCTCCTCGCGGGGAGCGGGACTCTCCTCCTGGTGGTCAAGGCGAGGAGCATCGACGTCCTGAAGGAGCCGGAGCGGGTGTACGCGGACGAGACGGCCAAGCTCGAAGGCGCCGGGTTCAAGGTCAGGAGCGTGACAGAGCTCAGCCCATTCGAGAAGGACCACGCGCTGGTATACGCGATCCAGGCTGGCTAG
- a CDS encoding tRNA uridine(34) 5-carboxymethylaminomethyl modification radical SAM/GNAT enzyme Elp3, with product MTAQALDRLQEAASYIAELVARGTVRTRSDLEKLKKRAAADFQLDRYPSNAEILAHLPPGDRDRSAGLLRVHPRRSASGIVVVTAFSAPFSCPHGTCVFCPGGPRQGTPQSYLPQSPGMQSALEVRFDPRLQVEKSLAKYVANGHAVGKVEAIIEGGTFIALDPGYQTAFVKGIYDGLNGAVSGTLSESQTANETAASRCVGLTLESKPDWCRPRDVDLMLGHGITRVEIGVQSLRPEVLLRSNRGHTVEDAAKAFQVARDAGLKITAHMMPGLPGATPDGDLEDLRRLFDDEAFRPDMSKLYPTLVVPGTALAKQFSAGLYKPYPFETVVELLSDMKGFVPPWHRIMRIQREIPAAEIEGGVKDGNLRQLVLQRAREKGITCRCIRCREVLLRDPEALGRDDSLTYREARYTASGGEEVFGSFEFERSGTIAGFVRMRAPSPLAHRTEMRGGAVVRELRVYGVVVGIGKKEDAAWQHRGIGASLLERMEEAASSEFGARKVLVISAVGTRGYYRRLGYERDGPYMAKGLR from the coding sequence GTGACAGCGCAGGCTCTGGACAGGCTCCAGGAAGCCGCCTCGTACATAGCGGAGCTAGTCGCCAGGGGGACGGTCCGCACGAGGAGCGACCTGGAGAAGCTGAAGAAGAGGGCCGCGGCGGACTTCCAACTCGACAGGTACCCTTCGAATGCGGAGATCCTTGCCCACCTTCCGCCGGGGGACAGGGACCGGAGCGCGGGGCTCCTGCGCGTCCACCCGAGGCGCAGCGCCTCAGGCATCGTCGTCGTCACCGCCTTCTCGGCTCCCTTCTCCTGCCCCCACGGGACCTGCGTCTTCTGCCCCGGAGGGCCGCGGCAGGGGACCCCCCAGTCGTACCTGCCGCAGAGCCCGGGGATGCAGTCGGCGCTCGAGGTCCGGTTCGACCCGCGCCTGCAGGTCGAGAAGTCACTCGCCAAGTACGTCGCCAACGGCCATGCCGTGGGGAAAGTGGAGGCCATCATAGAGGGGGGGACGTTCATCGCGCTCGATCCGGGATACCAGACCGCGTTCGTGAAGGGGATCTACGACGGCCTCAACGGCGCGGTGTCCGGGACGCTCTCAGAGTCCCAGACCGCCAACGAGACGGCGGCCAGCAGGTGCGTGGGGCTGACCCTCGAGTCGAAGCCAGACTGGTGCAGACCGAGGGACGTGGACCTGATGCTCGGGCACGGGATCACGAGGGTCGAGATAGGGGTCCAGAGCCTGAGGCCTGAGGTGTTACTGCGCAGCAACCGCGGGCACACGGTCGAGGATGCGGCGAAGGCGTTCCAGGTCGCCCGGGACGCAGGGCTGAAGATCACGGCCCACATGATGCCCGGCCTCCCCGGAGCCACCCCTGACGGAGACCTCGAGGACCTCCGCAGGCTCTTCGATGACGAGGCCTTCCGCCCCGACATGTCAAAGCTCTACCCGACGCTTGTGGTCCCTGGGACGGCGCTGGCGAAGCAGTTCAGCGCGGGACTCTACAAACCGTATCCCTTTGAGACGGTGGTCGAACTCCTCAGCGACATGAAGGGCTTCGTCCCCCCCTGGCACAGGATCATGCGGATACAGAGAGAGATACCAGCCGCCGAAATAGAGGGCGGGGTGAAGGACGGGAACCTCAGGCAGCTCGTCCTGCAGAGGGCCAGGGAGAAGGGGATAACATGCCGGTGCATCAGGTGCAGAGAAGTCCTTCTGAGGGACCCGGAGGCGCTCGGCAGGGACGACTCCCTGACCTACAGGGAGGCTCGCTACACCGCCTCGGGCGGGGAGGAGGTCTTCGGGTCGTTCGAGTTCGAAAGGTCCGGGACCATCGCAGGCTTCGTCCGGATGAGGGCCCCTTCTCCCCTGGCCCATAGAACGGAGATGAGGGGGGGCGCGGTGGTTAGGGAGCTCAGGGTATACGGGGTGGTGGTGGGAATAGGGAAGAAGGAGGACGCCGCGTGGCAGCACAGGGGGATCGGCGCGTCCCTTTTGGAGCGCATGGAGGAAGCGGCGTCGTCAGAGTTCGGCGCCAGGAAGGTCCTCGTGATAAGCGCCGTGGGGACCAGAGGGTACTACCGGAGGCTCGGGTACGAAAGGGACGGCCCGTACATGGCGAAGGGCCTTCGCTAA
- a CDS encoding ribonuclease HII — protein sequence MGESNGPPCSPTGCLLGPLVVAGISIERSKVRKLKEIGVKDSKLLSAARRDELYPQIRELAEHVHWVGIPPREIDEVVTTGRRLRKLNYLEAIYFARVIAHLGAEKVTVDASDAVADRFGRDISANLAAKVKIASLHKADMNFPIVSAASIVAKVERDRQVELLKQVHGDFGSGYPSDPVTTDFFTRWLARGAPLPLYVRKSWKTWDRYARLAGLPGRTGSPTRF from the coding sequence CTGGGAGAGAGCAATGGCCCTCCATGCTCCCCAACAGGTTGCCTACTGGGACCCCTCGTTGTTGCGGGAATCTCTATTGAAAGAAGCAAGGTCAGGAAACTGAAGGAGATTGGCGTAAAGGACTCCAAGCTACTCTCGGCGGCTAGGAGGGATGAACTCTACCCCCAGATAAGGGAACTCGCCGAACACGTCCACTGGGTTGGAATTCCGCCGAGGGAGATAGACGAAGTCGTGACGACCGGCCGGAGGCTTCGGAAGCTCAACTATCTGGAGGCGATTTACTTCGCCAGGGTCATCGCCCATCTGGGGGCGGAGAAGGTAACTGTGGACGCCTCTGACGCCGTCGCCGACCGCTTCGGAAGGGACATCTCCGCCAACTTGGCTGCGAAGGTGAAGATTGCCTCCCTGCACAAGGCCGATATGAACTTCCCAATCGTGTCGGCAGCCTCCATAGTGGCCAAGGTCGAGAGGGACAGACAGGTGGAGCTCCTAAAGCAGGTGCACGGGGACTTCGGGTCGGGGTACCCTTCAGACCCAGTTACCACAGACTTCTTCACCAGGTGGCTGGCTCGCGGGGCCCCCCTTCCCCTCTACGTGAGGAAGAGCTGGAAGACCTGGGACCGCTATGCCAGACTCGCGGGCTTACCCGGCCGCACAGGCTCCCCTACAAGGTTTTAG
- a CDS encoding DUF488 family protein has translation MIKIGKSVYSPPEASDGRRVLVMSLWPRGISKDKVDVWIKELGTPMDLVRRRKAGKVDWPEFRREYMRSLKGKEAIVEGLARESKKGTITLLCTEKDPSECHRSVLKEAIESFL, from the coding sequence TTGATCAAGATAGGGAAGTCGGTCTACTCGCCGCCCGAGGCCTCCGACGGACGCAGGGTGCTGGTCATGTCGTTGTGGCCCAGGGGAATCTCCAAGGACAAGGTCGATGTCTGGATCAAGGAGCTCGGGACCCCGATGGACCTCGTCAGACGCAGGAAGGCCGGAAAGGTCGACTGGCCTGAGTTCAGGCGTGAGTACATGAGGTCCCTGAAGGGGAAAGAGGCCATCGTCGAAGGGCTTGCCCGGGAGTCAAAGAAAGGGACCATCACCCTCCTCTGCACCGAGAAGGACCCGTCGGAGTGCCACAGGTCCGTCCTCAAGGAAGCCATCGAGTCGTTTCTGTGA
- a CDS encoding 30S ribosomal protein S30e codes for MPSVTKAGKVRSQTPKLEGKPKESKIPKVRNKRTYEKRFTLKRKPGQNWIRQ; via the coding sequence CTGCCTTCAGTCACGAAGGCTGGCAAGGTTAGATCCCAGACTCCGAAACTCGAGGGGAAACCAAAGGAAAGCAAGATCCCCAAAGTCAGGAACAAGCGGACCTACGAGAAGCGCTTCACCCTGAAGCGCAAGCCCGGCCAGAACTGGATCAGACAGTGA
- a CDS encoding methyltransferase domain-containing protein, with product MKLVRHREGGTVLLVPDASLSQDPPPTSPVFFNPAASLNRDVSVALTSAAGGGTFCDSMSGVGARGVRVANEVKGGTEVTLVDFNERALAAAKKAAAANGVSSKLRFAVSETGSFLFSRFGRGQKFDFVDVDPFGSPVRYLQGGISATADGGILSVTATDTAVLCGVHRATCVRRYGSVPLNNRFHHETGVRILLASMARQGAAIDAGIEPVAAHSTRHYIRVYVRVRAGASEAEASLKGVGTISWCPACGDALAPHNGDPACRVCGGKLKVAGPLWSGKVVDERLVEDARKEATARGLYRGSEVLGSLVGVDRFPPWSFDIAEVCSRLKVPTVPELEVIRRLTGGGHRVMRTPFEQEGIKTDASYGDVVEAVKSASARPRKA from the coding sequence TTGAAGCTGGTCAGGCACAGGGAGGGCGGGACGGTCCTCCTGGTCCCCGACGCGAGTCTCTCCCAGGACCCGCCTCCTACTTCGCCGGTCTTCTTCAACCCCGCCGCCTCCCTCAACAGAGACGTCTCCGTCGCCCTGACCTCGGCAGCTGGCGGGGGGACGTTCTGCGACTCCATGTCCGGGGTAGGGGCCAGAGGGGTCCGGGTTGCGAACGAGGTCAAGGGTGGGACAGAAGTGACTCTGGTCGACTTCAACGAGAGGGCCCTGGCTGCCGCGAAAAAGGCTGCGGCGGCCAACGGCGTGAGCAGCAAACTCAGGTTTGCAGTTTCTGAGACCGGCTCGTTCCTCTTCTCCAGGTTCGGGAGAGGCCAGAAGTTCGACTTCGTGGACGTCGACCCCTTCGGCTCACCTGTCCGATATCTTCAGGGAGGGATCTCCGCCACCGCCGACGGCGGAATCCTTTCCGTGACCGCCACCGACACAGCCGTGCTCTGCGGCGTCCATCGGGCGACCTGCGTCAGGCGCTACGGCTCGGTTCCGCTCAACAACCGCTTCCACCACGAGACAGGGGTCAGGATCCTGCTCGCGTCAATGGCCAGGCAGGGCGCTGCCATCGACGCAGGCATAGAGCCGGTGGCCGCTCACTCCACCCGCCACTACATCCGGGTCTATGTCCGGGTCCGCGCCGGAGCGTCCGAGGCCGAAGCTTCGCTGAAGGGGGTCGGAACGATCTCCTGGTGCCCTGCCTGCGGGGACGCGCTTGCGCCGCATAACGGAGACCCTGCCTGCAGAGTCTGCGGAGGGAAGCTCAAGGTCGCGGGCCCTCTGTGGTCAGGGAAGGTGGTCGACGAGCGGCTGGTCGAGGACGCCCGCAAGGAAGCGACAGCGAGGGGGCTCTACCGGGGGTCGGAGGTGCTGGGGTCGCTCGTCGGGGTCGACCGGTTTCCTCCCTGGAGCTTCGACATCGCCGAGGTCTGCTCGCGGCTGAAGGTCCCGACCGTCCCCGAATTGGAGGTCATCAGACGGCTGACCGGAGGGGGCCACCGGGTGATGAGGACCCCCTTCGAGCAGGAGGGGATCAAGACAGACGCATCGTACGGCGACGTCGTGGAGGCGGTGAAGAGCGCGAGCGCCCGCCCCCGGAAAGCGTGA
- a CDS encoding NTPase, which produces MSKLWLVSGPPGVGKSTLVSRVVLKLKSAGVIVGGCTTSEKREGGARVGFEVKDLTTGRKGELASVSSRFGPRVGRYRVNLVDLAEIGAAGLEAAAERSELIVVDEVGPMELVSPEFRRAVEKCEATGKPMLAVVHERMEDDILGELKAHAEEVVVLSPENRDAAADDLGAKLLAAVGGPKTG; this is translated from the coding sequence TTGTCCAAGCTGTGGCTGGTCTCCGGCCCCCCAGGTGTAGGCAAGTCGACGCTGGTGTCCAGGGTCGTCTTGAAGCTGAAGAGTGCTGGGGTGATAGTGGGTGGGTGCACGACGTCAGAGAAGAGGGAGGGCGGGGCGCGGGTAGGGTTCGAGGTGAAGGACCTCACCACCGGAAGGAAGGGGGAGCTGGCTTCGGTCTCCTCGAGGTTCGGCCCCAGGGTTGGGAGGTACAGGGTGAACCTGGTGGACCTGGCGGAGATAGGGGCCGCGGGGCTCGAAGCGGCGGCCGAAAGGTCGGAGCTGATAGTCGTCGACGAGGTAGGGCCCATGGAGCTCGTCAGCCCTGAGTTCAGGCGCGCGGTCGAGAAGTGCGAAGCTACCGGGAAGCCGATGCTGGCAGTGGTACATGAAAGGATGGAGGACGACATCCTCGGCGAACTCAAGGCCCATGCGGAGGAGGTGGTCGTCCTGAGCCCTGAAAACAGGGACGCCGCCGCGGACGACCTCGGGGCGAAGCTCCTGGCCGCGGTGGGTGGGCCGAAGACAGGTTGA
- a CDS encoding C/D box methylation guide ribonucleoprotein complex aNOP56 subunit (functions along with aFIB and aL7a; guides 2'-O-methylation of ribose to specific sites in RNAs), whose protein sequence is MSIEPTPGSPEFEALRQKSIAEAEAAIREASSRPDLHLVQAIQALDDTDKHLNVTATRASEWYGLHFPELIQMVQDNIALCKMISEIGGREGFSKEALAGRGFTDKKVDAILEARDRSKGGTISDGDIGRVKALAALAVQLSNLRGGLDEYVGSQMKKVAPNVAEVAGATIGARLMAKAGGLDRLAVLPASTIQILGAEKALFRSLRTGARPPKHGILFQHQAVHTAPKWQRGKIARTLANKIAIAARVDYYRGAEDASIKAGLDKRLESIKEKYKEPPRRKPEPSGRPRKEGRPQRREKFRRR, encoded by the coding sequence TTGTCCATCGAACCGACGCCCGGATCCCCTGAGTTCGAGGCGCTCCGCCAGAAGAGCATAGCCGAAGCGGAAGCGGCGATACGCGAAGCATCATCCCGCCCCGACCTGCACCTGGTCCAGGCGATACAGGCCCTGGACGACACTGACAAGCACCTCAACGTGACGGCGACCCGTGCCTCCGAGTGGTACGGGCTCCACTTTCCCGAGCTGATCCAGATGGTCCAGGACAACATCGCCCTCTGCAAGATGATTTCAGAGATAGGGGGACGGGAGGGGTTCTCGAAGGAGGCCCTAGCCGGCAGGGGGTTCACCGACAAGAAGGTCGACGCGATTTTGGAGGCCAGGGACAGGTCCAAGGGCGGGACCATCTCGGACGGGGACATCGGCAGGGTGAAAGCGCTCGCCGCGCTGGCGGTGCAGCTGAGCAACCTCAGGGGCGGGCTCGACGAGTACGTCGGGTCACAGATGAAGAAGGTCGCCCCGAACGTCGCGGAAGTGGCGGGAGCCACCATAGGCGCCAGGCTCATGGCCAAGGCCGGAGGGTTGGACAGGCTGGCGGTCCTCCCGGCGAGCACGATCCAGATCCTGGGGGCCGAGAAGGCCCTGTTCAGGTCCCTCAGGACGGGGGCGAGGCCTCCGAAGCACGGCATCCTCTTCCAGCACCAGGCGGTCCACACCGCCCCCAAGTGGCAGCGGGGGAAGATAGCGAGGACCCTGGCCAACAAGATAGCCATCGCCGCGCGGGTCGACTACTACCGCGGGGCCGAGGACGCTTCCATCAAGGCAGGGCTGGACAAGAGGCTCGAGAGCATCAAGGAGAAGTACAAGGAGCCTCCCCGGCGGAAGCCGGAGCCCAGCGGGAGGCCGAGGAAGGAAGGAAGGCCTCAAAGGCGAGAGAAGTTCAGAAGGAGATGA